A DNA window from Agarivorans sp. TSD2052 contains the following coding sequences:
- a CDS encoding Sua5/YciO/YrdC/YwlC family protein, translating into MTHSHSQTVAITTVAETAISALKQGQVLAYPTEAVFGLGCDPDQQSAVEKILKIKHRPVEKGLILLASDLAQLLPYIEYAALSAEQRQLLITPQLRPTTWLVPVSELTPKWICGQFSSVAVRLTSHPVVSAVCDVWGKPLVSTSANYSGEPPAVTANQATQLSGVDIVLDGPLGGATQTSQIKDIFTGAVIRA; encoded by the coding sequence ATGACTCATTCTCACTCTCAAACAGTAGCGATTACTACTGTTGCCGAAACGGCGATAAGTGCATTAAAACAAGGCCAGGTATTGGCTTACCCGACCGAAGCGGTGTTTGGATTAGGTTGTGATCCTGACCAGCAAAGTGCGGTGGAAAAAATCCTGAAAATAAAACATCGTCCAGTTGAAAAAGGGTTGATTTTGTTAGCCTCAGATTTAGCCCAGCTGTTGCCATATATTGAGTATGCGGCGCTAAGTGCCGAGCAGCGACAATTATTGATTACCCCGCAATTGCGTCCCACCACGTGGTTAGTGCCAGTGTCAGAGCTAACACCTAAATGGATTTGTGGTCAATTTAGCAGTGTTGCGGTGCGATTAACCTCTCATCCCGTAGTGAGCGCTGTGTGTGATGTATGGGGTAAACCTTTAGTCTCTACTTCGGCCAATTACAGTGGAGAACCCCCTGCGGTCACTGCGAACCAAGCCACCCAACTCAGTGGTGTAGATATAGTCTTAGATGGTCCTTTGGGTGGGGCAACGCAAACGAGCCAAATTAAAGACATTTTCACTGGTGCTGTGATTCGTGCATAA
- the znuB gene encoding zinc ABC transporter permease subunit ZnuB has product MDDFLINALLAGLGIAVLAGPLGSFMVWRRLAYFGDTLAHASLLGVALGLWLQINPIIAVVFSGVMLAIILLSLQRYKQLASDTLLGIMAHSALSLGLVVVALMDNVRIDLMAYLFGDLLAVTQQDLLWIWGGGAVVLAILLSQWNKLLSATVHEQIAEVEGVNVAVMRALLLLLLAVVIAIAMKIVGALIISSLLLIPAATARRLSRSPEQMAIFAIVFGAISVVLGLCLSWYQDTPAGPSVVVCAALQFVLIHSLVKVQK; this is encoded by the coding sequence ATGGATGACTTTTTAATCAATGCCTTATTGGCGGGCTTAGGTATCGCTGTATTAGCCGGCCCGCTGGGTTCTTTCATGGTGTGGCGGCGCTTAGCCTATTTTGGTGATACCTTAGCGCACGCATCTTTACTGGGGGTTGCCTTAGGTTTGTGGCTACAAATCAACCCGATAATCGCGGTGGTGTTTAGCGGTGTGATGTTGGCGATTATCTTGTTGTCGCTACAGCGTTATAAGCAATTAGCGAGTGATACTTTGTTAGGCATTATGGCGCATTCAGCCTTGTCTCTCGGTTTGGTGGTTGTGGCGTTAATGGATAATGTTCGTATCGATCTGATGGCCTACTTATTTGGTGATTTATTAGCGGTAACTCAACAAGACTTGTTATGGATTTGGGGCGGTGGTGCAGTCGTACTGGCTATTTTACTGAGCCAGTGGAACAAACTGCTATCGGCAACGGTACATGAACAAATCGCCGAAGTTGAAGGAGTGAACGTTGCTGTTATGCGGGCCTTGTTATTGCTATTGCTGGCGGTGGTGATTGCTATTGCGATGAAAATAGTCGGTGCGCTAATTATTAGCTCTCTGTTATTAATTCCTGCGGCTACGGCGCGACGCTTAAGCCGGTCACCTGAGCAAATGGCTATATTTGCTATTGTGTTTGGTGCTATATCGGTGGTGCTAGGCTTGTGTTTATCTTGGTATCAAGATACGCCTGCAGGGCCCTCAGTGGTGGTGTGTGCCGCTCTACAGTTTGTATTGATCCATAGTTTAGTTAAAGTGCAAAAATAA
- the znuC gene encoding zinc ABC transporter ATP-binding protein ZnuC, whose amino-acid sequence MSTLLSLSNICVSFDQRLVLDHVSLELNRGQITTLIGPNGAGKSTLIKVILGLISADSGNITKASKLRIGYVPQKISLDESFPLTVERFLKLARRSSKQGLAKVIRQLSIDSLLTRQMVRLSGGEMQRVLLARALLGEPQLLVLDEPVQGVDISGQIELYQLIADIAQQINCGVLLVSHDLHLVMAGTDHVICLNHHVCCHGEPESVAQHPEFARLFAQNERQQLAVYTHHHVCDDHEHHHNQPSTQEIN is encoded by the coding sequence TTGAGCACCTTACTGTCATTAAGCAACATCTGCGTTAGCTTCGATCAGCGCTTGGTATTAGACCATGTTTCGCTAGAGCTAAATCGAGGTCAAATTACCACCTTGATTGGCCCCAATGGCGCGGGTAAAAGCACCTTAATTAAAGTGATCCTAGGTTTGATTTCGGCAGATTCAGGTAACATCACCAAGGCCTCAAAGTTACGTATTGGCTATGTACCGCAAAAAATCAGTTTAGATGAATCCTTTCCTTTGACGGTTGAGCGTTTCTTAAAATTAGCGCGTCGCTCATCTAAGCAAGGTTTAGCTAAAGTGATTCGTCAATTAAGTATTGATAGCTTACTGACAAGGCAAATGGTGCGTTTATCGGGTGGCGAAATGCAGCGAGTATTATTAGCAAGAGCCTTATTAGGTGAACCGCAGTTGCTGGTACTAGATGAGCCGGTACAAGGTGTTGATATCTCAGGACAGATTGAGCTTTATCAGTTAATTGCCGATATCGCGCAACAGATTAATTGTGGAGTATTGTTAGTTTCTCATGACCTTCACTTAGTGATGGCGGGCACGGACCATGTGATTTGTTTAAATCACCATGTATGCTGCCATGGCGAACCAGAGAGTGTTGCTCAGCATCCTGAATTCGCGCGTTTGTTTGCTCAAAATGAACGTCAGCAGTTAGCCGTTTATACCCATCATCACGTATGTGATGACCATGAGCATCATCATAATCAGCCAAGCACTCAAGAGATTAACTAA
- the znuA gene encoding zinc ABC transporter substrate-binding protein ZnuA, whose amino-acid sequence MRKLFFALLLIAAPSWASKPNILVSIKPLQLIVTSLTEGQLEVDYLISPNVSPHDYALRPSDVRRIRQADLVIWVGEELEPFLTKPLSQTNTLQLTLLQLEGLNLIEGQEGHDHHQHGDHHHEVDPHIWLGLAETRVIAAAISQQLMALQPQSKKLLEQQLARFNQRLDSLEQEIMEQLAPVKQQGYFVFHDGYSYFERQFGLNRLGEFTINPQRRPGAKTLQSIRQQLEQGSARCIFAEPQFDGALLENISKDSGAQISLLDPLGISVEQDAQGYFALLRQLANTYHECLSD is encoded by the coding sequence ATGCGTAAACTGTTCTTTGCTTTATTGTTAATAGCCGCACCTAGTTGGGCAAGCAAGCCTAACATTTTGGTTAGCATTAAACCCCTTCAGCTAATTGTTACTAGTCTAACGGAAGGCCAATTAGAGGTGGATTATTTAATTAGTCCTAACGTATCCCCCCATGATTATGCATTGCGTCCATCTGACGTTCGACGTATTCGCCAAGCAGATCTGGTCATTTGGGTAGGGGAAGAGCTAGAACCTTTTTTAACTAAGCCACTCAGTCAAACCAATACCCTTCAACTCACCTTACTTCAATTAGAAGGCTTAAATTTGATTGAAGGTCAAGAAGGACACGACCATCATCAACATGGCGATCATCACCATGAGGTTGACCCTCACATTTGGTTAGGCCTTGCTGAAACTCGCGTTATCGCCGCTGCCATTAGTCAGCAGTTGATGGCCTTGCAGCCACAATCAAAAAAACTATTAGAGCAGCAATTAGCTCGATTTAACCAACGCTTGGACAGCTTAGAACAAGAGATAATGGAGCAGTTGGCGCCAGTGAAGCAACAAGGATACTTTGTCTTTCACGATGGCTATAGCTACTTTGAACGCCAATTTGGTTTGAATCGTTTAGGTGAGTTTACCATCAACCCGCAACGCCGCCCTGGGGCAAAAACACTGCAAAGTATTCGCCAACAACTAGAACAAGGTTCGGCTCGCTGTATTTTTGCTGAACCGCAATTTGATGGTGCCTTACTAGAAAACATAAGTAAGGATAGTGGCGCCCAAATTAGCCTACTAGACCCTTTGGGTATTAGTGTCGAACAAGATGCGCAAGGTTATTTTGCGCTACTAAGACAACTGGCTAATACCTACCATGAGTGTTTGAGCGACTAA